In Streptomyces sp. NBC_00433, a single genomic region encodes these proteins:
- a CDS encoding MFS transporter, whose amino-acid sequence MSQTTGTALPDPRRWKALVFISLAQLMVVLDATIVNIALPSAQHDLGISDANKQWVITAYALAFGGLLLFGGRIADLWGRKRAFVTGLTGFALASAIGGAATNEAMLLSSRAAQGVFGALLAPAALSLLATTFTDPKERAKAFGIFGAIAGGGGAVGLLLGGVLTEVLDWRWTFFVNIPFAVIAALGSYFVIREPAGGRNRSPLDIPGVLLSTLGLVSLVYGFTRAETAGWSSVSTIGLLVAAVVLLATFAVVESRVRHPLLPMRVVADRNRGGVYASLGLAIIGMFGVFLFMTYYLQVVQGYSAIKTGFAFLPMVTAFVIGSTQIGARLVNRLPARVLMAPGFALAAVAMLLLTRLSLGASYPGVVLPGLVLLGLGMGTAFMPAMSLATSGVQPRDAGVASAMVNTSQQVGGAIGTALLNTVAASATATYLAAHHAATPAAAKLTEAQGLVHGYAHAVWWAFGIEVAASLIALIFITAGKPTTVKVASSSDGPSGTTSETDQASVPVVLH is encoded by the coding sequence ATGTCTCAAACCACCGGAACAGCGCTTCCCGATCCCCGGCGATGGAAAGCACTGGTCTTCATCTCCCTGGCCCAGCTGATGGTCGTGCTCGACGCGACCATCGTGAACATCGCGCTGCCGAGCGCCCAGCACGACCTCGGCATTTCCGACGCGAACAAGCAGTGGGTCATCACGGCCTACGCCCTCGCCTTCGGCGGGCTGCTGCTCTTCGGCGGCCGCATCGCCGACCTGTGGGGCCGCAAGCGCGCCTTCGTCACCGGCCTGACCGGCTTCGCCCTCGCCTCGGCGATCGGCGGCGCCGCCACCAACGAGGCGATGCTGCTCAGCTCGCGTGCCGCACAGGGCGTCTTCGGCGCGCTGCTGGCGCCCGCCGCGCTGTCGCTGCTCGCGACGACCTTCACCGACCCGAAGGAGCGCGCCAAGGCCTTCGGCATCTTCGGCGCCATCGCCGGCGGTGGCGGCGCGGTCGGGCTGCTGCTCGGCGGTGTGCTGACCGAAGTCCTCGACTGGCGCTGGACCTTCTTCGTCAACATCCCCTTCGCGGTGATCGCCGCCCTGGGCTCCTACTTCGTGATCCGCGAGCCGGCGGGCGGCCGCAACCGCTCCCCGCTGGACATCCCCGGCGTGCTGCTGTCGACGCTCGGCCTGGTCTCGCTGGTCTACGGCTTCACCCGCGCCGAGACCGCCGGCTGGTCCTCGGTGTCCACGATCGGGCTGCTGGTCGCCGCGGTCGTCCTGCTGGCGACGTTCGCGGTCGTCGAGTCCCGGGTGCGGCACCCGCTGCTCCCGATGCGGGTGGTCGCCGACCGCAACCGCGGCGGTGTCTACGCCTCGCTGGGGCTGGCCATCATCGGTATGTTCGGCGTCTTCCTCTTCATGACCTACTACCTGCAGGTCGTCCAGGGGTATTCGGCGATCAAGACCGGCTTCGCCTTCCTCCCGATGGTCACCGCCTTCGTCATCGGCTCCACGCAGATCGGCGCCCGGCTGGTCAACCGCCTGCCGGCCCGCGTCCTGATGGCCCCCGGCTTCGCGCTGGCGGCGGTCGCGATGCTGCTGCTGACCCGCCTGTCGCTCGGCGCGTCCTACCCGGGCGTGGTCCTGCCGGGCCTGGTCCTGCTGGGCCTGGGCATGGGTACGGCCTTCATGCCGGCGATGTCGCTGGCCACCTCCGGAGTGCAGCCCCGTGACGCGGGCGTCGCCTCGGCGATGGTCAACACCTCCCAGCAGGTCGGCGGCGCCATCGGCACGGCCCTGCTGAACACGGTGGCCGCGTCCGCGACCGCCACCTACCTCGCCGCCCACCACGCGGCGACCCCGGCGGCCGCGAAGCTCACCGAGGCGCAGGGCCTGGTGCACGGCTACGCCCACGCCGTCTGGTGGGCCTTCGGTATCGAGGTCGCGGCCTCGCTGATCGCCCTGATCTTCATCACCGCGGGCAAGCCCACCACGGTGAAGGTCGCCTCCAGCTCGGACGGCCCCTCGGGCACGACGTCCGAGACGGACCAGGCATCGGTGCCGGTCGTCCTGCACTGA
- a CDS encoding TetR/AcrR family transcriptional regulator, with translation MTAPAAVRTHRTRADALRNRERIVAAARDIFVEYGPDSPLDEIARRAGIGNATLYRHFPDRRALVHAVLLSVVTRIADHAVAQAAAAAAGGDPCAALGRFAHAAVDDNMGALCGLFVNGDDRHSAEIAAQAARLETALEELMDLARKDGRLRPDVTRNDLMVAISRLTRPLPGIDCTGSDLHRHLQLFLDGLKTPYPDPKP, from the coding sequence CTGACGGCTCCGGCCGCGGTCCGTACGCACCGGACCCGCGCGGACGCCCTGCGCAACCGGGAGCGGATCGTCGCGGCGGCGCGCGACATCTTCGTCGAGTACGGCCCCGACTCGCCGCTGGACGAGATCGCCCGCCGCGCGGGCATCGGCAATGCCACGCTCTACCGGCACTTCCCCGACCGCCGCGCCCTGGTGCACGCCGTCCTGCTGTCCGTCGTGACCCGCATCGCGGACCACGCCGTGGCGCAGGCCGCGGCCGCCGCCGCGGGCGGCGACCCCTGTGCCGCGCTCGGCCGCTTCGCCCACGCCGCCGTGGACGACAACATGGGCGCCCTGTGCGGGCTGTTCGTCAACGGTGACGACCGCCACTCCGCCGAGATCGCCGCGCAGGCCGCACGGCTGGAGACCGCGCTCGAAGAGCTGATGGACCTGGCCAGGAAGGACGGCCGGCTGCGGCCGGACGTGACCCGCAACGACCTGATGGTCGCCATCTCCCGGCTCACCCGCCCGCTGCCCGGCATCGACTGCACCGGCAGCGACCTCCACCGCCACCTCCAGCTCTTCCTCGACGGCCTGAAGACGCCGTATCCGGACCCGAAGCCGTGA
- a CDS encoding GNAT family N-acetyltransferase, which translates to MGSALAEIMAAAAVGVFPAADGGTTVVAQDGVRDAGVMAFTAHAVVFTDEDPAWVRRELAAVGCDPLAAAMNPRFLTALLERSGRRTDTIDLVSVASPLTGQPPVALREIDDDTHPRVVRARGRRDDVRVWAADGGVLVLGRGVAGRWEAAVEVEEGARQRGLGRALATAARHLVPEPVWAQVAAGNARSVRAFQAAGFRPVGAESLHVPA; encoded by the coding sequence ATGGGGAGCGCGCTCGCAGAGATCATGGCGGCGGCCGCCGTCGGGGTTTTCCCGGCTGCCGACGGAGGGACGACGGTTGTCGCACAGGACGGGGTGCGGGACGCCGGGGTGATGGCCTTCACCGCACACGCGGTGGTCTTCACGGACGAGGACCCGGCCTGGGTGCGGCGGGAGTTGGCCGCCGTCGGGTGCGATCCGCTGGCCGCCGCCATGAACCCGCGCTTCCTGACCGCGCTGTTGGAGCGGTCGGGGCGGCGGACGGACACCATCGACCTGGTGAGCGTGGCATCGCCGCTGACCGGCCAACCGCCCGTGGCCCTGCGGGAGATCGACGACGACACGCACCCTCGGGTCGTACGGGCCCGGGGCCGGCGGGACGACGTAAGGGTGTGGGCCGCCGACGGCGGGGTGCTGGTGCTCGGCCGGGGGGTCGCCGGGCGCTGGGAGGCGGCCGTCGAGGTCGAGGAGGGCGCGCGGCAGCGCGGCCTCGGGCGGGCGCTGGCCACCGCGGCCCGGCATCTGGTGCCCGAGCCGGTCTGGGCCCAGGTGGCCGCGGGCAATGCCCGCAGCGTCAGGGCCTTCCAGGCCGCGGGTTTCCGCCCGGTCGGGGCGGAGTCGCTGCACGTGCCGGCATAG
- a CDS encoding ricin-type beta-trefoil lectin domain protein has protein sequence MRLNFARARRGGWRRALVLLPAAAVAIAAGGVVAPDAGAAVPPTPSGFTLTWSDDFNGAAGTGIDQGLWRYDTGPGSNFGTGEIETMTSSTSNVFYDGQGHLVLQAQHSGSDPRGGWTSGRVETQAATFGAPAGGVVRIESVLQQPNVTTGNGAGYWPAFWMLGAPLRDGVTWPTSGEIDIMEDINGRSSDFSTIHCGVSPGGPCNESTGIGSGERGCSGCQTGFHDYAAEIDRSVSPEQIRFYLDGSNFFTVSANQVDATTWSNAIDHPFFIIYDLAIGGGFPDAFGGGPNAATVSGGRLVVDSVAVYNKGPGSGGGGGGGSASGQTITGPGGKCVDVAGDDTGGDGTAVQLWDCQSAAKDQHWTWSGQTLQTLGKCLDIAGGDSAAGTKLQLATCNSGGYQAWVRQADGSLRNPASGRCVDSPSGATANGTRLQIWDCNGSGAQNFTIGTPIYGPGGKCVDVAGDDTGGDGTAVQLWDCQQAASLDQKWTWSGQTLRSLGKCLDIAGGVNAAGTQLQLATCNGGGYQNWVVDSDGSLSNPTTGRCVDSPSGATANGTRLQIWDCNGSGAQKFALA, from the coding sequence ATGCGCTTGAATTTTGCAAGAGCACGGCGCGGCGGGTGGAGGAGGGCGCTCGTCCTGCTTCCCGCCGCCGCGGTCGCGATCGCGGCGGGCGGCGTCGTGGCGCCGGACGCCGGCGCGGCGGTGCCTCCGACGCCGTCGGGTTTCACGCTCACCTGGAGCGACGACTTCAACGGCGCGGCAGGCACCGGCATCGACCAGGGGCTGTGGAGGTACGACACCGGGCCGGGCAGCAATTTCGGCACCGGCGAGATCGAGACGATGACCAGCAGCACGTCGAACGTCTTCTACGACGGCCAGGGCCACCTGGTGCTCCAGGCCCAGCACTCGGGCTCCGACCCGCGCGGCGGCTGGACGTCCGGCCGGGTGGAGACCCAGGCGGCGACCTTCGGCGCACCGGCGGGCGGCGTCGTACGCATCGAGTCCGTCCTCCAGCAGCCCAACGTCACCACCGGCAACGGCGCCGGATACTGGCCGGCCTTCTGGATGCTCGGCGCACCGCTGCGCGACGGCGTGACCTGGCCGACGTCGGGCGAGATCGACATCATGGAGGACATCAACGGCCGCAGCTCCGACTTCAGCACCATCCACTGCGGTGTCAGCCCGGGTGGCCCGTGCAACGAGTCGACCGGCATCGGCTCGGGCGAGCGCGGCTGTTCCGGCTGCCAGACCGGCTTCCACGACTACGCGGCGGAGATCGACCGCTCGGTGTCGCCCGAGCAGATCCGCTTCTACCTCGACGGGAGCAACTTCTTCACCGTCAGCGCCAACCAGGTGGACGCGACGACCTGGTCCAACGCGATCGACCACCCCTTCTTCATCATCTACGACCTGGCGATCGGCGGCGGCTTCCCCGACGCCTTCGGCGGCGGCCCGAACGCGGCCACCGTCTCCGGCGGCAGGCTGGTCGTCGACTCGGTGGCGGTCTACAACAAGGGGCCCGGCTCCGGGGGCGGCGGCGGAGGCGGTTCCGCGAGCGGCCAGACGATCACCGGTCCCGGCGGCAAGTGCGTGGACGTGGCGGGAGACGACACCGGCGGCGACGGCACCGCCGTCCAGCTGTGGGACTGCCAGTCGGCGGCCAAGGACCAGCACTGGACCTGGAGCGGCCAGACCTTGCAGACCCTCGGCAAGTGCCTGGACATCGCCGGCGGCGACAGCGCCGCCGGGACGAAGCTGCAGCTCGCCACGTGCAACAGCGGCGGCTACCAGGCGTGGGTGCGGCAGGCCGACGGCTCGCTGCGCAATCCGGCCAGCGGCCGGTGCGTCGACTCGCCGTCCGGTGCCACCGCGAACGGCACCCGGCTGCAGATCTGGGACTGCAACGGCTCCGGCGCCCAGAACTTCACCATCGGCACCCCGATCTACGGTCCCGGCGGCAAGTGCGTGGACGTGGCGGGAGACGACACCGGCGGCGACGGCACCGCGGTCCAGCTGTGGGACTGCCAGCAGGCGGCCTCGCTCGACCAGAAGTGGACCTGGAGCGGCCAGACCCTGCGCAGCCTCGGCAAGTGCCTGGACATCGCGGGCGGCGTGAACGCGGCAGGTACGCAGCTCCAGTTGGCCACCTGCAACGGCGGGGGCTACCAGAACTGGGTCGTCGACTCCGACGGCTCGCTGTCCAACCCGACCACCGGCCGGTGTGTCGACTCGCCCTCGGGCGCCACGGCGAACGGCACGCGGTTGCAGATATGGGACTGCAACGGCTCGGGCGCGCAGAAGTTCGCCCTGGCGTAA
- a CDS encoding haloalkane dehalogenase, with the protein MPTIDVLDSTVHYEETPGAGTPVVLLHGNPGSSYLWRDVTPGLGAGRTLAPDLIGMGRSGKPDIPYSFADHARYLDAWFEALGLDRVVLIGHDWGGALAFDWAARHPERVAGIAFFETIVKPLTGDDISPQGLERTRTLRTPGRGEEMISGDNPLVRAAYSAAVRTPLAAADLDVYLAPYPTVESRRPLLAWARQIPVDGEPAELIPRIEAYDRWLAASPGVPKLLLTFTGSPTLLITPPVAAWCADHIAALTTVPCGPAGHHAPEDSPAEIAKAVAQWADAHGLW; encoded by the coding sequence GTGCCCACCATCGACGTCCTCGACTCGACCGTCCACTACGAGGAGACGCCCGGCGCCGGCACCCCGGTCGTCCTGCTGCACGGCAATCCCGGCTCGTCCTACCTGTGGCGCGATGTCACCCCCGGCCTCGGCGCCGGCCGGACCCTCGCCCCCGACCTGATCGGCATGGGCCGCTCGGGCAAGCCCGACATCCCGTACTCCTTCGCCGACCACGCCCGCTACCTCGACGCCTGGTTCGAGGCGCTCGGCCTGGACCGGGTCGTCCTGATCGGCCACGACTGGGGCGGCGCCCTGGCCTTCGACTGGGCCGCCCGGCACCCCGAGCGGGTCGCGGGCATCGCCTTCTTCGAGACCATCGTCAAGCCGCTGACCGGCGACGACATCTCCCCGCAAGGCCTGGAGCGCACCCGCACGCTGCGCACCCCGGGCCGCGGCGAGGAGATGATCAGCGGCGACAACCCGCTGGTCCGCGCCGCCTACTCCGCCGCCGTCCGCACCCCGCTCGCGGCCGCCGACCTCGACGTCTACCTGGCCCCCTACCCCACCGTGGAGAGCCGCCGCCCGCTGCTCGCCTGGGCCCGCCAGATCCCCGTCGACGGCGAGCCCGCCGAGCTGATCCCGCGCATCGAGGCCTACGACAGGTGGCTGGCCGCGTCCCCCGGGGTCCCCAAGCTGCTGCTCACCTTCACCGGCTCCCCCACCCTGCTGATCACTCCCCCGGTCGCGGCCTGGTGCGCCGACCACATCGCCGCCCTGACGACCGTGCCGTGCGGCCCCGCCGGCCACCACGCCCCCGAGGACAGCCCCGCCGAGATCGCGAAGGCCGTCGCGCAGTGGGCCGACGCCCACGGGCTGTGGTGA
- a CDS encoding MarR family transcriptional regulator: MTDSPRPTPDRLLTLPSRLLAHAAQQGDRLVSGGLAAVGARKWHYAVLAALQEYGPASQAELSRRAGIYRSDMVAVLNDLADGSHVRRTPDRDDKRRNVITITEEGRRRLDQLDGLIDGIQGELLAPLSAAERAELVRLLSVVVAHHGDDMRDRM; this comes from the coding sequence ATGACCGACTCCCCCCGCCCCACCCCCGACCGGCTGCTCACCCTCCCGAGCCGGCTGCTCGCCCACGCCGCCCAGCAGGGCGACCGCCTGGTCAGCGGCGGCCTGGCGGCGGTCGGCGCGCGCAAGTGGCACTACGCCGTGCTGGCCGCGCTCCAGGAGTACGGGCCCGCCAGCCAGGCGGAGTTGAGCCGGCGGGCCGGGATCTACCGCAGCGACATGGTCGCGGTGCTCAACGACCTCGCCGACGGCAGCCACGTCCGAAGGACCCCCGACCGGGACGACAAGCGGCGCAACGTCATCACCATCACCGAGGAGGGACGCCGCAGGCTCGACCAGCTCGACGGCCTGATCGACGGCATCCAGGGCGAGTTGCTGGCCCCGCTGAGCGCGGCCGAGCGCGCCGAACTCGTCCGGCTGCTCAGCGTCGTCGTCGCCCACCACGGCGACGACATGCGGGACCGGATGTGA
- a CDS encoding choice-of-anchor D domain-containing protein, whose amino-acid sequence MFRIPQPRGRLRRAVAVVGSTALLTSGGVLALSAAPAYAAATGGSGASLPYVEVQAENSATNGSQIGPSWAAGQLADEASYRKAVTLSGSGKFVTFTTPVATNSIDFRYSIPDGSGGSVYTAPLSFSINGVAQSDFTLTNAYSWYYGSYPFTNQPGSNPHHFYDEAHRLLPQTYPAGTTFTLQTSGGSAATTLDFADFEQVGAALTQPSGSVSVTSKGADATGVADSTSAFNAAVAAAGSGGTVWIPPGTYNIPRHITVNNVTVTGAGMWYSTVTGAAPGFYGLGEPDSCGVGGNRGTSSNVHLSNFAIFGKVGERNDCDQVNGIGGALSNSSVSSLWIDHLKVGAWLDGPMDKLTLSGLRIRDTTADGINFHGGVTNSTITNSEIRNTGDDGIATWADSALGADANDTISNNTVETQILANGIAIYGGHDNTVSGNLVMDTGLAQGGGIHVGQRFTSTPVGTTDITNNTIIRAGGLDPNWQFGVGALWFDGSQGSISGPINVTNALIQQSPYEAIQWVEGTVSGVNLSNVTIAGAGTFALQEQTGGAAKLTNVTATGIGASSPVYSCEGGNFVVTDGGGNSGVTGTPLCGGFPAPVFPPYPASGVTATPGALNFGSVATGSTGGAQTVTVSNPTGSAAAVSALSASGDFAQTNTCGSSVPANGSCTVAVTFKPTAAGERTGTLTVTAGGNTSTVTLTGTGTAPGPVLNASPANLSFGGTVVGSTAAPQTVTVTNSGTTTATVSGVAATGDYTQTNNCSSLAVGASCAVTVTFKPTAGGTRNGTLTLTSNANNSPTAIALSGAGIDSSTDIAAGRPATASSTNGTFVPGNVTDADASTYWESANGAFPQWVQVDLGQNYSVGKVTLKLPPSTAWATRSQTLSVQGSTDGNSFSTLSPSAAQTFDPNANNNTVTVTFNAATARYVRINITANSGWSAAQLSGLSVFPAGGGTNPSSATLAVTPSSLTFASQAPGTTSGAQSVTVTNTGTAAAAISGVSTSGDFSQTNTCGSSLAASASCTVAVKFAPTASGTRTGTLTITSNASNNPTTVALTGTGTGTVSTNLAAGKPTSESSHTDVYPSSNLTDGNQASYWESANNAFPQWAQVDLGSAQSAAKVVLQLPAGWGARNETLSITGSTDGSTFSTLKSSASYAFTPGANNTVTITFSASTQRYFRVTVTSNDGWPAAQLSEFQVWNS is encoded by the coding sequence ATGTTCCGTATCCCCCAACCCCGAGGCCGCCTCAGACGAGCAGTAGCCGTCGTCGGCAGCACCGCACTCCTGACCAGCGGCGGTGTGCTCGCCCTGAGTGCCGCCCCCGCCTACGCGGCCGCCACCGGCGGCAGCGGTGCGAGCCTGCCCTACGTCGAGGTGCAGGCCGAGAACTCCGCCACCAACGGCAGCCAGATCGGCCCGAGCTGGGCCGCGGGCCAGCTCGCTGACGAGGCGTCGTACCGCAAGGCGGTGACCCTGTCGGGCAGCGGGAAGTTCGTCACCTTCACCACCCCGGTGGCGACCAACTCGATCGACTTCCGCTACAGCATCCCCGACGGTTCGGGTGGTTCGGTCTACACGGCACCGCTGTCGTTCTCCATCAACGGCGTCGCGCAGTCCGACTTCACCCTCACCAACGCCTACAGCTGGTACTACGGCAGCTACCCGTTCACCAACCAGCCCGGCAGCAACCCGCACCACTTCTACGACGAGGCCCACCGTCTGCTCCCGCAGACGTATCCGGCCGGCACCACCTTCACCCTGCAGACCAGCGGCGGCAGTGCCGCCACCACCCTCGACTTCGCCGACTTCGAGCAGGTCGGCGCGGCCCTGACGCAGCCGTCCGGCTCGGTGTCGGTCACCAGCAAGGGCGCCGACGCGACCGGCGTCGCCGACTCCACCTCGGCCTTCAACGCGGCCGTCGCCGCCGCCGGTTCGGGCGGCACCGTGTGGATACCGCCGGGCACGTACAACATCCCCCGGCACATCACGGTCAACAACGTCACCGTCACCGGCGCGGGCATGTGGTACTCGACCGTGACCGGCGCGGCCCCCGGCTTCTACGGCCTCGGTGAGCCCGACAGCTGCGGGGTCGGCGGCAACCGCGGGACCAGCAGCAACGTGCACCTGTCGAACTTCGCCATCTTCGGCAAGGTCGGCGAGCGCAACGACTGCGACCAGGTCAACGGCATCGGCGGCGCGCTGTCCAACTCCTCGGTCTCCAGCCTGTGGATCGACCACCTGAAGGTCGGCGCCTGGCTGGACGGCCCGATGGACAAGCTGACGCTCAGCGGCCTGCGCATCCGCGACACCACCGCCGACGGCATCAACTTCCACGGCGGCGTGACCAACTCGACGATCACCAACAGCGAGATCCGCAACACCGGTGACGACGGCATCGCGACCTGGGCGGACTCCGCACTGGGCGCCGACGCCAACGACACGATCTCCAACAACACCGTCGAGACGCAGATCCTCGCCAACGGCATCGCGATCTACGGCGGCCACGACAACACCGTCAGCGGCAACCTGGTGATGGACACCGGCCTCGCGCAGGGCGGCGGCATCCACGTCGGCCAGCGCTTCACCTCCACGCCGGTCGGCACGACCGACATCACCAACAACACCATCATCCGGGCCGGCGGCCTCGACCCGAACTGGCAGTTCGGCGTCGGCGCGCTGTGGTTCGACGGCAGCCAGGGCTCGATCAGCGGCCCGATCAACGTCACCAACGCGCTGATCCAGCAGAGCCCCTACGAGGCGATCCAGTGGGTCGAGGGCACCGTCAGCGGGGTCAACCTCAGCAACGTGACCATCGCCGGCGCCGGCACCTTCGCCCTGCAGGAGCAGACCGGCGGCGCCGCGAAGCTGACCAACGTCACCGCGACCGGCATCGGCGCCTCCTCGCCGGTCTACAGCTGCGAGGGCGGCAACTTCGTCGTCACCGACGGCGGCGGCAACTCCGGTGTCACCGGCACCCCGCTCTGCGGCGGCTTCCCGGCCCCGGTCTTCCCGCCCTACCCGGCCAGCGGCGTCACCGCCACCCCGGGAGCGCTCAACTTCGGCTCGGTCGCGACCGGTTCGACCGGCGGCGCGCAGACCGTGACCGTCTCCAACCCGACCGGCTCGGCCGCCGCGGTCTCCGCGCTGTCCGCCTCCGGCGACTTCGCCCAGACCAACACCTGCGGCAGTTCGGTGCCGGCCAACGGCTCCTGCACCGTCGCCGTCACCTTCAAGCCGACCGCGGCCGGGGAGCGTACCGGCACCCTGACCGTCACCGCGGGCGGCAACACCTCCACCGTCACCCTGACCGGCACCGGCACCGCGCCGGGCCCGGTGCTCAACGCCAGCCCGGCGAACCTGTCCTTCGGCGGCACCGTCGTCGGCTCGACGGCCGCCCCGCAGACGGTGACCGTCACCAACTCCGGCACCACCACGGCCACCGTCTCCGGTGTCGCGGCGACCGGTGACTACACCCAGACCAACAACTGCTCCTCGCTCGCGGTCGGCGCGTCCTGCGCGGTGACCGTGACCTTCAAGCCCACCGCGGGCGGCACCCGCAACGGGACGCTGACGCTGACCAGCAACGCCAACAACAGCCCGACCGCGATCGCGCTGAGCGGCGCCGGCATCGACAGCAGTACCGACATCGCGGCCGGCCGCCCGGCCACCGCCAGCTCCACCAACGGCACCTTCGTGCCGGGCAACGTCACCGACGCGGACGCGTCCACGTACTGGGAGAGCGCCAACGGCGCCTTCCCGCAGTGGGTCCAGGTCGACCTCGGCCAGAACTACAGCGTCGGCAAGGTCACGTTGAAGCTGCCGCCGTCCACCGCGTGGGCGACCCGCAGCCAGACGCTGTCCGTGCAGGGCTCCACCGACGGCAACTCCTTCAGCACCCTGTCGCCGTCCGCGGCGCAGACCTTCGACCCGAACGCCAACAACAACACGGTGACCGTCACCTTCAACGCGGCCACCGCCCGCTACGTCCGGATCAACATCACGGCCAACTCCGGCTGGAGCGCCGCCCAGTTGTCCGGGCTGTCGGTCTTCCCGGCCGGCGGCGGCACCAACCCGTCGTCGGCGACCCTGGCGGTCACCCCGTCCTCGCTCACCTTCGCCTCCCAGGCGCCCGGCACCACCAGCGGCGCCCAGAGCGTGACGGTGACCAACACCGGGACGGCGGCCGCCGCGATCAGCGGGGTCAGCACCTCGGGCGACTTCTCGCAGACCAACACCTGCGGCAGCTCGCTTGCCGCGAGCGCCAGTTGCACGGTCGCGGTGAAGTTCGCCCCGACCGCGTCCGGCACCCGCACCGGCACGCTGACCATCACCAGCAACGCCTCCAACAACCCCACCACCGTCGCCCTGACCGGCACCGGCACCGGGACGGTCAGCACGAACCTCGCGGCGGGCAAGCCCACCAGCGAGTCCAGCCACACCGACGTCTACCCGTCGTCCAACCTGACCGACGGAAACCAGGCCAGCTACTGGGAGAGCGCCAACAACGCCTTCCCGCAGTGGGCGCAGGTCGACCTCGGCTCCGCGCAGAGTGCCGCCAAGGTCGTCCTGCAGCTGCCGGCCGGCTGGGGCGCGCGCAACGAGACGCTGTCGATCACCGGCAGCACCGACGGCAGCACCTTCAGCACCCTCAAGTCGTCCGCGTCCTACGCCTTCACCCCGGGCGCGAACAACACCGTCACGATCACCTTCTCCGCGTCCACCCAGCGCTACTTCCGGGTGACCGTCACCTCCAACGACGGCTGGCCCGCGGCCCAGCTGTCCGAGTTCCAGGTGTGGAACAGCTGA
- a CDS encoding oxidoreductase, whose protein sequence is MTGELQGRTAVVTGASKGIGLAVVTALAEAGARVVAGSRGTSAELDALVAAGGVEWVSADLSEPAAAGRLVDAAGGRIDVLVNNVGVAPVRTGGFLSVTDEDWQRSVDLNLLAAVRVTRAALPLMLEAGRGSVVTVASVNATLPDPLVIDYSAGKAALVAFSKALSKEAGPKGVRVNTVSPGPVETDLWLGGGGVAATVSASAGTTAKDVIEQTAGGMPTGRFTRPSEVADLVLFLAGDRSANITGSDFTIDGGFIPTW, encoded by the coding sequence ATGACTGGCGAGCTGCAGGGCAGGACCGCCGTGGTGACCGGGGCGAGCAAGGGGATCGGGCTGGCCGTCGTGACGGCGCTGGCCGAGGCGGGGGCACGGGTCGTCGCCGGGTCCCGGGGGACCTCGGCGGAGCTGGACGCGCTGGTGGCGGCCGGCGGCGTCGAGTGGGTGAGTGCGGACCTGTCCGAGCCGGCGGCCGCCGGGCGGCTGGTGGACGCGGCCGGCGGGCGTATCGACGTGCTGGTCAACAACGTGGGCGTGGCCCCGGTCCGCACCGGCGGATTCCTGTCGGTCACCGACGAGGACTGGCAGCGCTCGGTCGACCTGAACCTGCTGGCCGCGGTGCGGGTCACCCGGGCGGCGCTGCCGCTGATGCTGGAGGCCGGGCGCGGGTCGGTGGTGACCGTCGCGTCGGTCAACGCGACGCTGCCCGACCCACTGGTCATCGACTACAGCGCGGGCAAGGCGGCGCTGGTCGCCTTCTCCAAGGCCCTGTCGAAGGAGGCCGGTCCGAAGGGCGTGCGGGTGAACACGGTCAGCCCCGGCCCGGTGGAGACCGACCTGTGGCTCGGCGGCGGCGGTGTGGCCGCCACCGTGTCGGCGTCGGCGGGCACCACGGCGAAGGACGTGATCGAGCAGACGGCGGGCGGCATGCCCACCGGCCGCTTCACCCGCCCGTCCGAGGTGGCCGACCTGGTCCTCTTCCTTGCCGGCGACCGGTCGGCCAACATCACCGGCAGCGACTTCACGATCGACGGCGGCTTCATCCCGACCTGGTGA
- a CDS encoding TetR/AcrR family transcriptional regulator codes for MPKLWNETIEAHRSAVRDATLDTTAALVAERGLTGVTMSQIAERTGIGRATLYKYFPDVESILAAWHERQVGAHLAQLTAAPATPGDPAGRLAAVLDAYALIQYEHPVHDLAAVIHRGGHVPQAEQHLTDFLAALIAEAAAAGDLRTDVPPAELARFCLAATAGARALRSKAAVHRLVRVTLAGLRATG; via the coding sequence GTGCCGAAACTGTGGAACGAGACGATCGAGGCGCACCGCAGCGCGGTCAGGGACGCCACGCTGGACACCACGGCAGCCCTCGTCGCCGAGCGCGGGCTCACCGGCGTGACGATGTCGCAGATCGCCGAGCGCACCGGCATCGGCAGGGCCACGCTCTACAAGTATTTCCCCGACGTCGAGTCGATCCTGGCCGCCTGGCACGAGCGGCAGGTCGGCGCCCACCTCGCGCAGCTCACCGCGGCCCCGGCCACCCCCGGCGACCCGGCGGGACGCCTGGCCGCGGTCCTCGACGCGTACGCCCTGATCCAGTACGAGCACCCGGTGCACGACCTGGCCGCCGTGATCCACCGCGGCGGCCACGTGCCGCAGGCCGAGCAGCACCTCACCGACTTCCTGGCCGCGCTGATCGCGGAGGCCGCAGCCGCCGGCGACCTCCGCACCGACGTCCCGCCCGCCGAACTGGCCCGCTTCTGCCTGGCCGCCACGGCGGGAGCCCGCGCGCTGCGGTCGAAGGCCGCCGTGCACCGCCTGGTGCGGGTCACGCTGGCGGGGCTGCGCGCCACCGGCTGA